In Flavivirga abyssicola, the following are encoded in one genomic region:
- a CDS encoding FAD-dependent monooxygenase has product MKWVIPKTYTNPIYPLKKVSDMNSNTPTKHQVAIIGAGPVGLTTALDLANRGISSVVFSKENSVSIGSRALCFSKKCLEIVHRINPDAVSRMINKGITWNLGKVFYKNEEVYKFNLLPEEGHKIPAFINLQQYYFEEYLADEAHKNPLIDLRWQSKAHFIAQDDDKVTLKIETETGNYTIESEYLLACDGVHSPTRNAMNLPFKGELFEENFLIADITMENDFPTERWFWFDPPFNKGYSALLHKEPDGVWRIDLQLGRDGIDKTKELDQERIKERLRKMLGDDCKFELEWTSIYNFRCMRMDNLIHDRVIFAGDSAHQVSPFGARGANGGVQDSDNLSWKLAYVIKGLAPKSLLDTYQEERSPAADENIYHSSNATDFISPKSKISTIFRNQTLDLAKDHVFAQKLVNSGRLSNAFKYLDSSLTSTDNPSDDWQASLQPGYSFNDVELKKHDKTTYLIDELGHDFTLIVYGEKPEGITDLTDMFNVKVIVISDAQNHNGLVDNNNYFKNRYDAQKGSWYLLRPDHYIASRGKVLDNKRIKNAILKATNNSEDHSKSNIKDMNPQHLKDDMYKALIESHEGLTEEESHKLNAKLILLLMDKTEDINEWNDLINSAKAIKAHNVLIKS; this is encoded by the coding sequence ATGAAATGGGTTATACCAAAAACGTACACGAATCCTATCTATCCTCTTAAAAAGGTTTCAGATATGAATTCTAATACGCCAACAAAACACCAGGTTGCTATTATTGGTGCTGGTCCAGTTGGTTTAACGACAGCATTAGACTTAGCTAACCGAGGTATATCTAGCGTTGTTTTTAGTAAGGAAAACTCGGTAAGTATTGGTAGTAGGGCATTGTGTTTTTCAAAAAAATGCCTGGAAATAGTGCATAGAATAAACCCGGATGCTGTATCTAGAATGATTAATAAAGGCATTACCTGGAACTTAGGTAAAGTATTTTATAAAAATGAAGAAGTATATAAATTCAACTTACTACCTGAGGAAGGACATAAAATACCTGCATTTATAAATCTACAGCAATATTATTTTGAAGAATACTTAGCCGATGAAGCACATAAGAACCCTTTAATTGATTTGCGCTGGCAAAGTAAAGCCCATTTTATAGCTCAGGATGATGACAAAGTAACTCTTAAAATTGAAACCGAAACAGGAAACTACACTATAGAATCTGAGTATCTATTGGCTTGCGACGGCGTGCATAGCCCTACCCGAAATGCTATGAATCTTCCTTTTAAAGGAGAATTATTTGAGGAAAATTTCCTTATTGCAGACATTACTATGGAAAATGATTTTCCAACAGAACGTTGGTTTTGGTTCGATCCGCCATTTAATAAAGGGTATTCAGCATTATTACACAAAGAACCAGATGGTGTATGGCGTATCGATTTACAATTAGGCAGAGATGGTATTGACAAGACTAAAGAATTAGACCAAGAACGTATTAAAGAGCGTTTACGCAAAATGCTAGGAGACGACTGCAAGTTTGAATTAGAATGGACCAGTATTTATAATTTTAGATGCATGCGTATGGATAACTTGATTCACGATAGAGTTATTTTTGCCGGAGATAGTGCACATCAAGTATCTCCATTTGGGGCTCGGGGTGCTAATGGCGGTGTTCAGGATTCTGATAATTTATCTTGGAAATTGGCCTATGTCATAAAAGGATTAGCTCCAAAATCGCTCCTCGATACCTATCAGGAAGAACGAAGTCCAGCAGCAGACGAAAATATATATCACTCTTCTAATGCTACCGATTTTATATCGCCTAAATCTAAAATAAGTACGATATTTAGAAACCAAACCCTAGATTTAGCAAAAGACCATGTGTTTGCTCAAAAATTAGTAAATAGTGGTAGACTTTCAAATGCCTTTAAATATTTAGATTCTTCGTTAACATCTACAGACAATCCTTCTGATGATTGGCAAGCCAGCCTACAACCCGGATATTCGTTTAATGATGTTGAACTAAAAAAACATGATAAAACAACATACCTTATTGACGAACTAGGGCATGATTTTACTTTAATAGTATACGGAGAAAAGCCCGAAGGCATTACAGATTTAACAGATATGTTTAACGTAAAAGTAATTGTTATTTCGGATGCACAAAATCATAACGGTTTAGTTGATAATAATAATTATTTTAAAAACAGATACGATGCACAAAAAGGGAGTTGGTATTTGTTAAGACCAGACCATTACATAGCTTCAAGAGGAAAGGTGTTAGACAACAAACGCATAAAAAATGCCATTTTAAAAGCTACAAATAATTCTGAAGACCATTCAAAATCTAATATAAAAGATATGAATCCACAACACCTAAAAGATGACATGTACAAAGCCTTAATAGAATCACATGAAGGGTTAACAGAAGAAGAAAGTCATAAGTTAAATGCCAAATTAATTTTGCTACTCATGGACAAAACCGAAGATATTAATGAATGGAATGACCTTATAAATTCGGCTAAAGCTATTAAAGCACATAATGTATTAATAAAATCTTAA
- a CDS encoding MBL fold metallo-hydrolase — translation MAKEFASKADLGEKEISFVELGKGCYGYTAEGDPNSGVIIGDDYVMVVEAQATPRMAKDVIAKIRSVTDKPIKYLALTHYHAVRVLGASEYGVDEIIMSQKTNEMVEERGAQDWQSEFERFPRLFRGYESIPGLTHPTMIFEDKLTVDLGNKKVEIMHVGEGHTRGDSIVWVPDEKVMFAGDLVEYGATPYCGDAQLKNWPLTLQKLSDFKPKALVPGRGEALKNEVECQEAIQMTSEFVTMLYQEALLSVTRGETLKQCYDALMTNMTPRFGKWVIFEHCMPFNVTRAYDEASGISHPRIWTDERDIEMWNELNS, via the coding sequence ATGGCAAAAGAATTTGCATCAAAAGCTGATTTAGGAGAAAAAGAAATCTCTTTTGTAGAACTAGGAAAAGGCTGTTACGGATACACTGCTGAAGGTGATCCTAATAGCGGTGTTATAATTGGAGATGACTATGTTATGGTTGTCGAAGCACAGGCTACACCGCGTATGGCAAAAGACGTTATTGCTAAAATACGTAGCGTCACAGATAAGCCTATAAAATATTTAGCACTTACACATTACCATGCAGTAAGAGTATTGGGAGCAAGCGAGTATGGTGTAGACGAAATTATCATGTCTCAAAAAACCAATGAAATGGTTGAAGAGCGTGGGGCTCAAGATTGGCAAAGTGAATTTGAACGCTTTCCACGATTATTCAGAGGATATGAAAGTATCCCTGGGCTTACGCATCCTACTATGATTTTTGAAGATAAACTTACTGTAGACCTTGGTAATAAAAAAGTAGAAATTATGCATGTAGGCGAAGGGCATACACGAGGTGATAGTATCGTTTGGGTTCCAGATGAAAAAGTGATGTTCGCTGGCGATTTAGTAGAGTATGGAGCAACACCATATTGTGGTGACGCACAACTTAAAAACTGGCCACTAACACTTCAAAAATTAAGTGATTTTAAACCAAAAGCATTAGTTCCAGGGCGTGGTGAAGCATTAAAAAATGAAGTAGAATGTCAAGAAGCGATTCAAATGACTTCAGAATTTGTAACCATGCTATATCAAGAAGCATTATTGAGTGTTACCAGAGGCGAAACTTTAAAACAATGCTATGACGCCTTAATGACTAATATGACACCCCGTTTTGGCAAATGGGTGATTTTTGAACACTGCATGCCTTTTAACGTAACACGAGCTTACGATGAAGCTAGTGGTATTTCTCATCCAAGAATTTGGACTGACGAAAGAGACATAGAGATGTGGAATGAGTTAAACTCATAA
- a CDS encoding 3-oxoacid CoA-transferase subunit B, translating to MLDKTGIAKRIAKEVQDGYYVNLGIGIPTLVANYVRNDIEVEFQSENGVLGMGPFPFEGEEDADVINAGKQTITTLAGASFFDSSMSFSMIRGQHVDLTILGAMEVAENGDIANWKIPKKMVKGMGGAMDLVASAENIIVAMMHTNKRGESKLLKRCSLPLTGVGCVKKIVTNLAVLEITKNGFKLLERAPGVSVETIKEATEGHLIIEGEILEMCL from the coding sequence ATGTTAGACAAAACAGGCATAGCAAAACGAATCGCAAAAGAAGTACAAGATGGCTATTATGTTAATCTAGGGATAGGTATTCCTACTCTAGTAGCCAACTATGTACGAAACGATATCGAAGTAGAGTTTCAAAGTGAAAATGGGGTATTAGGTATGGGGCCTTTCCCATTTGAAGGGGAAGAAGATGCCGATGTCATTAATGCAGGAAAACAAACCATCACCACATTAGCAGGAGCGAGCTTTTTTGATTCGTCAATGAGTTTTTCAATGATCCGAGGACAACATGTAGACCTTACCATATTAGGCGCTATGGAAGTCGCAGAAAACGGTGATATCGCCAATTGGAAGATTCCGAAAAAAATGGTAAAAGGTATGGGGGGTGCTATGGATTTGGTGGCTAGTGCAGAGAACATTATCGTAGCCATGATGCATACCAACAAACGAGGTGAATCCAAACTATTAAAAAGATGCTCTTTACCATTAACCGGTGTGGGATGTGTAAAAAAGATTGTGACCAACCTAGCCGTATTAGAAATAACAAAAAACGGATTTAAACTACTAGAACGCGCACCAGGTGTTTCAGTAGAAACTATAAAAGAGGCCACAGAAGGCCATCTAATTATTGAAGGAGAAATACTTGAAATGTGTTTGTAG
- a CDS encoding CoA transferase subunit A encodes MINKKVNNISEALSGVKDGMTLMLGGFGLSGIPENAIAKLVKLGVSGLTCISNNAGVDNFGLGLLLQQKQIKKMVSSYVGENDEFERQMLSGELDVELIPQGTLAERCRAAQAGFPAVYTPAGYGTEVAEGKETREFDGKMYVLEHAFKADFAFVKAWKGDAAGNLIFKGTARNFNPNMCGAAKITVAEVEELVPLGTLDPNQIHIPGIFVQRIFQGDTYEKRIEQRTVRLRQ; translated from the coding sequence ATGATTAACAAAAAAGTAAATAACATTTCAGAAGCTTTATCAGGCGTAAAAGATGGCATGACCTTAATGTTAGGCGGCTTCGGATTGAGCGGTATTCCCGAAAATGCGATTGCAAAATTGGTAAAATTAGGCGTATCAGGACTCACTTGTATCTCAAACAATGCCGGTGTAGATAATTTTGGGTTAGGGTTATTACTTCAGCAAAAACAAATTAAAAAAATGGTATCGTCTTATGTGGGAGAAAATGATGAGTTTGAGCGCCAGATGTTATCAGGAGAATTAGATGTAGAACTCATACCACAAGGCACGTTAGCAGAACGTTGTCGTGCTGCCCAAGCTGGATTTCCAGCAGTGTACACCCCGGCAGGCTATGGCACCGAAGTAGCTGAAGGCAAAGAAACCCGTGAGTTTGATGGTAAAATGTATGTACTGGAACATGCCTTTAAAGCCGATTTCGCTTTTGTAAAAGCATGGAAAGGCGATGCAGCAGGAAACCTAATATTTAAAGGAACTGCCAGAAACTTTAACCCGAATATGTGTGGGGCAGCTAAAATAACGGTGGCTGAAGTTGAAGAATTAGTGCCACTGGGCACATTAGACCCTAACCAAATTCATATTCCAGGGATATTTGTACAACGTATTTTTCAAGGAGATACTTATGAAAAACGTATTGAACAGAGAACCGTAAGACTAAGACAATAA
- a CDS encoding flavin reductase family protein produces the protein MATKTIDPKTIKTSELHQILLSAVAPRPIALASTIDANGHVNLSPFSFFNVFSANPPILIFSPARRGRDNTVKHTYENVKVVNEVVINIVNHSIVEQTSLSSTEYTKGVNEFKKAGLTEIPSEIVKPPRVVESPVSFECTVQKVIELGQEGGAGNLVISKIECIHIQEQYLNGKGSLDTQKLDLVARMGESWYCRASGDALFEIPKPIFNKGIGVDNLPAHVFKSNILSGNNLGRLGNLEHIPTVSQIEKHKNSEDIQRIFQIEDSAVRQNELHKYAQGFINNNETETALEVLFCMN, from the coding sequence ATGGCTACTAAAACGATAGATCCAAAAACGATTAAAACTTCAGAATTGCATCAAATTTTGCTTTCTGCAGTTGCGCCTCGACCTATTGCTTTAGCCAGTACAATTGACGCTAATGGTCATGTAAATTTAAGTCCGTTTAGTTTTTTCAATGTTTTTAGTGCCAATCCACCTATTTTAATTTTTTCACCAGCAAGACGTGGAAGAGACAATACGGTTAAACACACCTATGAAAATGTAAAAGTGGTAAATGAAGTGGTTATAAACATTGTAAACCATAGCATTGTTGAGCAAACCTCATTGTCTAGTACCGAATATACTAAAGGAGTTAACGAATTTAAAAAAGCAGGTCTTACAGAAATCCCATCAGAAATTGTAAAACCCCCAAGGGTAGTAGAATCACCAGTATCCTTTGAATGTACCGTTCAAAAAGTTATAGAATTAGGACAAGAAGGTGGTGCAGGAAATTTGGTGATCTCTAAAATAGAATGCATTCATATTCAAGAACAATATTTGAATGGTAAAGGTAGCTTAGACACACAAAAATTAGACTTAGTAGCTCGTATGGGAGAAAGTTGGTACTGTAGAGCAAGTGGCGATGCCTTATTCGAAATACCAAAACCCATTTTTAATAAAGGGATAGGTGTAGATAATTTGCCAGCACATGTATTTAAAAGTAATATCCTTTCAGGGAACAACTTAGGGCGATTAGGAAACTTAGAGCACATACCAACTGTATCTCAAATAGAAAAGCATAAAAATTCAGAAGACATTCAACGTATTTTTCAAATTGAAGATAGCGCAGTAAGGCAAAACGAATTGCATAAATACGCGCAGGGCTTTATAAATAATAATGAAACAGAAACAGCTCTAGAAGTATTGTTCTGTATGAATTAA
- the fahA gene encoding fumarylacetoacetase, translated as MMITNSSSWVTIPENSDFSIHNIPFGIFSNSDDTKRIGVAIGEYILDLSVANHLGVFDHLSIEDVVFKNEFLNPFIDLGKTITNDVRLTIQKELINDNSVLKGNTKAFVLQSDANMHLPVFIRDYTDFYSSIEHATNVGKMFRDPENALLPNWKHIPVGYHGRASSIISSGEDVHRPMGQILPIGEDKPIYTTSKRIDFELEMAYIIGKSTNLGETLNTNIAEDYIFGKVVFNDWSARDVQKWEYIPLGPFLAKNFASSISPWVVTMEALEPFRVQGPEQEPDVLSYLKYSGKKNYDIKLEVALQPENKAETTISNSNFKYMYWNMAQQLAHHTMNGCNLTVGDMMGSGTISGKSPDSYGSMLELAWAGQKPIKLNDGSERKFINDNDTVIMRGYCENETMRVGFGEVRTKLLPAKNN; from the coding sequence ATGATGATAACAAATAGCTCAAGTTGGGTTACTATACCCGAAAATTCAGATTTTTCAATTCATAATATCCCGTTTGGAATTTTTTCTAATTCAGATGATACCAAACGTATAGGTGTAGCCATTGGTGAGTATATTTTAGATTTAAGTGTAGCCAATCATCTAGGGGTTTTCGATCATTTAAGTATAGAAGATGTTGTTTTTAAAAATGAATTTTTAAATCCGTTTATTGATTTAGGAAAAACAATAACTAACGACGTTAGGCTAACCATTCAAAAAGAATTAATCAACGACAATTCTGTTTTAAAAGGAAATACAAAAGCCTTTGTTTTACAAAGCGATGCTAATATGCATCTTCCCGTTTTTATACGGGATTACACTGATTTTTATTCTAGTATAGAACATGCCACCAATGTTGGCAAAATGTTTAGAGATCCGGAAAACGCTTTGTTACCTAACTGGAAACATATTCCTGTAGGCTATCATGGTAGAGCATCTTCCATAATAAGTAGTGGTGAAGATGTACACAGACCAATGGGACAAATTCTTCCAATAGGAGAAGATAAACCTATTTACACTACATCGAAACGCATAGATTTCGAATTGGAAATGGCATACATTATAGGGAAAAGCACCAACTTAGGTGAAACCCTAAATACAAATATTGCCGAAGACTATATTTTTGGGAAAGTTGTTTTTAACGACTGGTCGGCCAGAGATGTACAAAAATGGGAATACATTCCATTAGGACCCTTTTTAGCAAAAAACTTTGCCTCTTCAATTTCTCCCTGGGTAGTAACAATGGAAGCCCTAGAGCCTTTTAGAGTTCAGGGACCAGAACAAGAACCAGATGTGTTGTCCTATTTAAAATATTCAGGTAAAAAGAATTACGATATTAAATTAGAAGTGGCTTTACAACCCGAAAACAAAGCGGAAACCACCATAAGCAACTCCAACTTTAAATATATGTATTGGAATATGGCACAACAATTAGCACATCATACCATGAATGGCTGTAATCTGACTGTTGGAGATATGATGGGATCAGGGACAATAAGCGGAAAATCTCCAGATAGTTACGGCTCTATGTTAGAATTAGCTTGGGCAGGACAAAAACCAATAAAACTTAACGATGGGTCGGAACGCAAATTCATTAATGATAACGATACAGTTATTATGCGTGGTTATTGTGAAAATGAAACAATGCGTGTCGGGTTTGGAGAAGTAAGAACAAAGCTATTACCAGCAAAAAACAATTAA
- a CDS encoding homogentisate 1,2-dioxygenase — MPFYHKLGDIPKKRHTIFRKPNGDLYYEQLFGTIGFDGMSSNLYHEHRPTQVKKIVKQYSIAPKVAKANNLKSYKFTGFDVPAEGDYLDSRKIILTNNDCNIILAAPKKSLRDYFYKNTDADEVLFIHKGTGTLRTHMGNLTFSYGDYLVIPRGMIYQIDFNTEDNRLFIVESYSPVYTPKRYRNWFGQLLEHSPFCERDIRRPSELETHDEKGEFLMKIKKQNDIIEVVYATHPFDVVGYDGFNYPYAFSIHDFEPITGRIHQPPPVHQTFETNAFVICSFVPRLYDYHPDSIPAPYNHSNIDSDEVLYYVDGDFMSRNDVDAGHISLHPAGIPHGPHPGAAERSIGETKTEELAVMVDTFKPLKVTEEAMKIADETYHTSWLD; from the coding sequence ATGCCTTTTTATCATAAATTAGGAGACATTCCAAAGAAGAGACACACCATTTTTAGAAAGCCAAATGGTGATTTATATTACGAACAATTATTTGGAACCATAGGTTTTGACGGCATGTCATCAAACTTATATCACGAGCACAGACCAACTCAGGTTAAAAAAATAGTAAAGCAATATAGTATAGCACCTAAAGTTGCTAAGGCAAATAATTTAAAGTCTTATAAATTTACAGGTTTCGATGTTCCTGCAGAGGGTGACTATTTAGATAGTAGAAAGATTATACTAACTAATAATGATTGCAATATTATTCTGGCAGCACCCAAAAAATCATTACGAGATTATTTTTATAAAAATACCGATGCAGATGAAGTGCTTTTTATCCATAAAGGAACAGGAACATTGCGTACGCATATGGGAAATCTAACCTTTAGTTATGGTGATTATTTAGTAATCCCAAGAGGTATGATTTATCAAATAGATTTCAATACAGAAGACAATCGCTTATTTATAGTAGAATCTTATAGTCCGGTTTATACGCCAAAACGTTATAGAAACTGGTTTGGTCAATTACTTGAACACTCACCATTTTGCGAGCGTGATATTCGTCGTCCATCAGAGTTAGAAACTCATGATGAAAAGGGCGAGTTTCTAATGAAAATTAAAAAGCAGAATGATATTATTGAAGTTGTTTACGCAACACATCCTTTTGATGTGGTAGGTTATGACGGATTTAATTATCCATATGCCTTTTCAATTCATGATTTCGAACCTATAACAGGTAGAATTCATCAGCCGCCACCAGTACACCAAACCTTTGAAACCAATGCTTTTGTAATCTGCAGTTTTGTACCAAGATTATACGATTACCACCCAGATAGTATTCCTGCGCCTTATAACCACAGCAATATAGATAGTGATGAAGTTTTGTATTATGTTGATGGTGATTTTATGAGTAGAAATGATGTTGATGCAGGACATATTTCATTGCATCCAGCAGGTATTCCTCACGGTCCACACCCAGGAGCAGCCGAACGAAGTATTGGAGAAACAAAAACAGAAGAACTTGCCGTCATGGTAGACACTTTTAAACCTTTAAAAGTAACAGAAGAAGCCATGAAAATAGCAGATGAAACGTATCATACATCTTGGTTAGATTAA
- a CDS encoding TetR/AcrR family transcriptional regulator, with translation MKTISKKEEFLQESLKLIHEKGFKATTMRDIAERLNFDVSNSYNYIKSKQEILESFLFRTSNEFHNSIDNVIASNYGVEDKLKLLISSHIQIASQKPYEVALLVNEWRNLKEPKYTEFVTLRSGYEKKVSDLIKEGIKSKIFKDMDIKIATSVVLASLRWFYDEYTTKDGVSLNPIEFERQIVGYILSGIMV, from the coding sequence ATGAAAACTATTTCTAAAAAAGAAGAATTTTTACAAGAATCATTAAAATTAATTCATGAAAAAGGCTTTAAAGCCACTACTATGAGGGATATAGCAGAGCGTTTAAATTTTGATGTATCAAATAGTTACAACTACATAAAATCTAAGCAAGAAATATTAGAAAGCTTTTTATTTAGAACGTCTAATGAATTTCATAATTCTATAGATAATGTGATAGCATCTAACTATGGAGTAGAAGATAAATTGAAATTATTAATCTCGTCTCATATACAAATTGCATCCCAAAAACCTTATGAAGTTGCATTATTAGTTAATGAATGGCGCAATTTAAAAGAGCCTAAGTATACCGAGTTTGTGACCTTACGAAGTGGTTATGAGAAAAAAGTAAGTGATTTAATAAAAGAAGGGATTAAATCAAAAATATTTAAAGATATGGATATTAAGATTGCTACTTCGGTGGTTTTGGCTTCGCTTCGCTGGTTTTACGATGAATATACAACCAAAGATGGGGTCTCTTTGAACCCAATCGAATTTGAACGCCAAATTGTTGGATATATACTAAGTGGGATAATGGTTTAG
- a CDS encoding transketolase family protein, producing the protein MNKKIDQQAADNIRALAVAMVEKANSGHPGGPMGGADFMHILYSEFFNYDPSDMTWPFRDRFFMDAGHLSTLMYAQYYLLGNYEKKDVENFRQWGSITPGHPEVDVARGIENTSGPLGQGHTMGVGAAIAAKFLQARFGDWMNHKIYGFISDGGIQEEISQGAGRIAGHLGLSNFIMFFDSNDIQLSTSTDEVTTEDTAMKYEAWGWKVVTIDGHNHDEIRKALTDANNETEKPTLIIGKTIMGKGCVAADGSMFEGHCELHGQPIGHTGADYTKTLLNLGANPESPFDKYEDVSAFYETLLKEKTAKAAEKKAVIAAWRQDNKALSDKLDHFLSGELPDLDFESIEHKAGLATRAASSNVLGYLAEHVENMIVSSADLSNSDKTDGFLKKTQALQKGDFSGSFLQAGVAELTMACIANGIALHGGIIPVVATFFVFSDYMKPAIRLSGIQELGVKYVWTHDAFRVGEDGPTHQPIEQEAQIRLLEKLKNHSGKNSFLALRPADSAETAVAWKMALENSNTPSGLILSRQGIKDIPANGSSRYQEALAAEKGGYLVKEVENPDVVLVANGSEVSTLIEAAKLLEEKENIKVNIASIISEGVFRLQSKDYQESVIPKNKPLYGLTAGLPVNLEGLVGENGKVFGVDHFGYSAPAGVLDEKFGFTGEKVCQNVIEYLNETSMAKI; encoded by the coding sequence ATGAATAAAAAAATCGATCAACAGGCAGCAGATAATATCAGAGCATTAGCTGTAGCCATGGTAGAAAAAGCGAATTCAGGACATCCAGGTGGGCCAATGGGAGGCGCAGATTTTATGCACATCTTATACTCGGAATTCTTTAATTACGATCCATCGGATATGACTTGGCCATTTAGAGATCGATTTTTTATGGATGCGGGGCATTTATCTACACTAATGTATGCGCAGTATTACCTTTTAGGGAATTATGAGAAAAAAGATGTTGAAAATTTCAGACAATGGGGCTCTATTACACCAGGTCACCCAGAAGTTGATGTCGCAAGAGGTATAGAAAATACATCTGGACCTTTAGGACAAGGACACACTATGGGTGTGGGAGCAGCTATTGCAGCTAAGTTTTTACAAGCCAGATTTGGAGATTGGATGAATCATAAAATATATGGTTTCATTTCAGATGGAGGTATTCAAGAAGAGATCTCTCAAGGTGCTGGTAGAATTGCGGGTCACTTAGGGTTGAGCAACTTTATTATGTTTTTCGATTCTAACGATATTCAGTTATCTACATCAACAGATGAAGTAACTACTGAAGATACAGCCATGAAGTATGAAGCTTGGGGATGGAAAGTTGTAACTATAGATGGTCATAACCACGATGAGATAAGAAAGGCATTAACAGATGCAAATAATGAAACAGAAAAACCAACTTTAATAATAGGTAAAACTATTATGGGTAAAGGTTGTGTAGCCGCAGACGGAAGTATGTTTGAAGGGCATTGTGAATTACACGGGCAACCTATCGGTCACACAGGAGCAGATTACACAAAAACCTTATTAAATTTAGGTGCAAATCCAGAAAGTCCTTTTGATAAGTATGAAGATGTAAGTGCGTTTTACGAAACACTATTAAAAGAAAAAACAGCTAAGGCAGCAGAAAAGAAAGCCGTTATTGCAGCTTGGAGACAAGATAATAAAGCGCTTTCAGATAAATTAGATCACTTCTTGTCAGGAGAACTTCCAGATTTAGATTTTGAATCCATAGAACATAAAGCAGGATTGGCTACAAGAGCAGCATCTTCTAATGTACTTGGGTATTTAGCTGAGCATGTAGAGAACATGATTGTATCGTCGGCAGATTTATCTAACAGTGATAAAACAGATGGGTTCTTAAAGAAAACCCAAGCCTTGCAAAAAGGAGACTTTAGCGGATCATTTTTACAAGCTGGTGTTGCAGAGTTAACAATGGCATGTATTGCAAACGGTATTGCGCTTCATGGTGGTATTATTCCAGTAGTTGCAACATTCTTTGTGTTTTCAGATTATATGAAACCAGCAATTCGTTTAAGTGGTATTCAAGAATTAGGTGTAAAATATGTTTGGACACACGATGCTTTTAGAGTTGGGGAAGATGGACCAACACACCAGCCAATTGAGCAAGAAGCACAAATAAGATTATTAGAAAAACTTAAAAACCATAGTGGTAAAAATAGTTTCTTAGCATTACGTCCTGCCGATTCAGCAGAAACAGCTGTAGCATGGAAAATGGCTTTAGAAAATAGCAATACACCATCAGGTTTGATACTCTCTAGACAAGGGATTAAAGATATTCCAGCTAATGGATCATCTAGATATCAAGAAGCTTTAGCAGCAGAAAAAGGTGGGTATTTAGTAAAAGAAGTTGAAAACCCAGATGTTGTTTTAGTGGCTAATGGATCAGAAGTTTCAACTTTAATTGAAGCAGCAAAATTACTCGAAGAAAAAGAAAATATTAAAGTAAATATTGCTTCAATAATTTCTGAAGGTGTATTTAGACTTCAATCTAAAGACTACCAGGAAAGTGTTATTCCAAAAAACAAACCTTTATATGGCTTAACAGCAGGTTTACCAGTAAACTTAGAAGGACTTGTAGGTGAAAATGGTAAGGTTTTCGGAGTAGATCATTTTGGTTATTCAGCTCCAGCAGGTGTGTTAGATGAGAAATTTGGTTTTACAGGAGAAAAAGTATGCCAAAATGTAATCGAATATTTAAATGAAACATCTATGGCTAAAATTTAA